A single genomic interval of Hyalangium gracile harbors:
- the lpxC gene encoding UDP-3-O-acyl-N-acetylglucosamine deacetylase yields the protein MPLFPDYQRTISEPVSCKGVGLHSGVPVNLTLWPAPADHGIVFVRTDLAGQVAIPARSEFVVDTALATTLGKDGVKVGTVEHLLSALAGLGIDNVRVELDGPEVPVMDGSAEHFVQMVTSVGVRELEGRRSYLVIKKPVTVTEGDKEASLVPARRFGVSCTIDFKHPLISSQSFELELSDRCFSGEISRARTFGFLRDVEMLKKLGLARGGSLDNAIVVDESSILNPDGLRFPDEFVRHKILDAIGDVSLFGRPVIGHLKVFKTGHALNHKLVQKVLSDPSCYELVQGRPADVERAEVRLPELASGRDLEPLVA from the coding sequence ATGCCTTTGTTCCCCGACTACCAGCGCACCATCTCAGAGCCCGTCTCCTGCAAGGGCGTAGGGCTCCACTCGGGCGTTCCGGTGAACCTCACGCTGTGGCCGGCTCCGGCCGATCACGGCATCGTCTTCGTCCGCACGGACCTGGCGGGGCAGGTCGCCATCCCGGCGCGCTCCGAGTTCGTGGTGGACACCGCGCTGGCCACCACCCTGGGCAAGGACGGCGTGAAGGTGGGCACGGTGGAGCACCTGCTGTCGGCGCTGGCGGGGCTGGGCATCGACAACGTGCGCGTGGAGCTGGATGGCCCCGAGGTGCCCGTCATGGACGGCAGCGCCGAGCACTTCGTGCAGATGGTGACGAGCGTGGGCGTGCGCGAGCTGGAGGGGCGGCGCAGCTACCTGGTCATCAAGAAGCCCGTCACCGTGACGGAGGGCGACAAGGAGGCCTCGCTGGTCCCCGCCCGCCGCTTCGGCGTCAGCTGCACCATCGACTTCAAGCACCCGCTCATCTCCAGCCAGTCCTTCGAGCTCGAGCTGAGCGACCGCTGCTTCTCCGGGGAGATCTCCCGCGCGCGCACCTTCGGCTTCCTGCGGGACGTGGAGATGCTCAAGAAGCTGGGGCTGGCGCGCGGCGGCTCGCTGGACAACGCCATCGTCGTGGACGAGTCCTCCATCCTCAACCCGGACGGGCTGCGCTTCCCGGACGAGTTCGTGCGGCACAAGATCCTCGACGCCATCGGGGACGTGTCCCTCTTCGGGCGGCCCGTCATCGGCCACCTGAAGGTGTTCAAGACGGGGCACGCGCTCAACCACAAGCTGGTGCAGAAGGTGCTGTCGGACCCGAGCTGCTACGAGCTCGTCCAGGGCCGGCCGGCGGACGTGGAGCGAGCAGAGGTGCGCCTGCCCGAGCTGGCGAGCGGACGGGACCTGGAGCCGCTGGTCGCCTGA
- a CDS encoding DUF4388 domain-containing protein, translated as MAPPRPKATPRITGESAALELERPLTVGMSPTRPYAAHFHSPEGMILLREPPDLIGFFAGNLGSLFMEDVFSYVLSGIRSGQLIVQHGPLRRTVTFRDGQVVFATSTERYERLGAALVQLGLLTSDQLTRAVSLVTPTRRIGQVLTTEEMVSEANLYNAMTFLVREVVLNLFEMMEGSFLFLEAQAPVSDVVKLPERTKDLVIQGIKRGEATNRLRRQFPDDLRLRVGKGGFAPGEEALAAKARPGVTLKELRAAYEGSLHAFFTWVEERVRGGSLVVEPEAPPPQPKAEPSATMDMMASEMLGPEERYNLLLSLVFRAVQEMGRDVGMFQGFLKSPPAGLEDAYASVLLDAEGRVDVEQIRRNVACGDEALSRALTLEALDAFVSYALFSAQNVLPKDLADQLALTYRALQEGLT; from the coding sequence GTGGCACCTCCACGCCCCAAAGCCACTCCTCGCATCACCGGTGAGTCGGCCGCTCTCGAGCTCGAGCGGCCGCTCACCGTCGGCATGTCGCCGACCCGTCCCTACGCGGCGCATTTTCACTCGCCCGAAGGGATGATCCTCCTCAGAGAGCCACCGGATCTGATCGGCTTCTTCGCCGGCAATCTGGGCTCGCTCTTCATGGAGGATGTCTTCTCCTACGTCCTGTCGGGCATCCGCAGCGGACAGCTCATCGTCCAGCACGGGCCGCTGCGCCGCACGGTGACGTTCCGGGACGGGCAGGTGGTGTTCGCCACCTCCACCGAGCGCTACGAGCGGCTGGGCGCCGCGCTCGTGCAGCTCGGGCTGCTCACCTCGGATCAGCTCACCCGCGCGGTGAGCCTGGTGACGCCCACGCGGCGCATCGGCCAGGTGCTCACCACCGAGGAGATGGTCTCCGAGGCCAACCTCTACAACGCCATGACGTTCCTGGTGCGCGAGGTGGTGCTGAACCTCTTCGAGATGATGGAGGGCAGCTTCCTCTTCCTGGAGGCCCAGGCGCCGGTGAGCGACGTCGTCAAGCTGCCCGAGCGCACCAAGGATCTCGTCATCCAGGGCATCAAGCGCGGCGAGGCGACCAACCGGCTGCGCCGCCAGTTCCCGGATGACCTGCGGCTGCGGGTGGGCAAGGGCGGCTTCGCGCCGGGAGAGGAGGCGCTGGCCGCCAAGGCCCGGCCGGGCGTGACGTTGAAGGAGCTGCGCGCCGCGTACGAGGGCAGCCTCCACGCCTTCTTCACCTGGGTGGAGGAGCGCGTGCGCGGGGGCTCGCTCGTCGTCGAGCCCGAGGCGCCGCCACCCCAGCCGAAGGCCGAGCCCTCGGCCACGATGGACATGATGGCCTCGGAGATGCTCGGCCCCGAGGAGCGCTACAACCTGCTGCTCTCGCTGGTGTTCCGCGCCGTCCAGGAGATGGGCCGCGACGTGGGCATGTTCCAGGGCTTCCTCAAGTCGCCTCCCGCGGGGCTGGAGGACGCGTATGCCAGCGTGCTGCTCGACGCGGAGGGCCGCGTGGACGTGGAGCAGATCCGCCGCAACGTGGCGTGCGGAGACGAGGCGCTCTCTCGCGCGCTGACCTTGGAGGCGCTCGACGCGTTCGTGTCCTATGCGCTCTTCTCCGCGCAGAACGTGCTACCGAAGGATCTCGCGGACCAGCTGGCGCTGACCTACCGCGCCCTCCAGGAAGGACTGACGTGA
- the pyrF gene encoding orotidine-5'-phosphate decarboxylase has translation MSTSPAARERLALAADLPLEQGLSLYSRVAPHMGYAKVGLSLFVEHGPAAVAAFQKLGAKVFLDLKLHDIPNTVELAAARAGALGVALLTVHAAGGKAMLEAAVRGAREGARAQGHAPPRVLAVTVLTSLSAEDVAAVGLTGTPEAAAQRLARLAVDAGVDGLVCSPREAEGLRRLLGPSPFLCTPGIRPAGAEKGDQARAETPAFAIRAGGDLLVVGRPVHTAVDPVAAARAIADEVSAA, from the coding sequence GTGAGCACTTCTCCCGCCGCCCGTGAGCGGCTCGCCCTCGCCGCGGATCTGCCGCTGGAGCAGGGCCTCTCCTTGTACTCGCGGGTGGCGCCGCACATGGGCTACGCCAAGGTGGGGCTCTCGCTCTTCGTCGAGCATGGCCCGGCGGCCGTGGCGGCGTTCCAGAAGCTCGGCGCCAAGGTGTTCCTCGATCTGAAGCTGCACGACATCCCCAACACCGTGGAGCTGGCGGCCGCTCGCGCCGGAGCGCTCGGAGTGGCGCTGCTCACCGTCCATGCGGCGGGCGGCAAGGCCATGCTCGAGGCCGCGGTGCGCGGCGCTCGCGAGGGCGCCAGGGCCCAGGGCCACGCGCCTCCCAGGGTGCTGGCGGTGACGGTGCTCACCTCGCTGTCCGCCGAGGACGTGGCGGCGGTGGGGCTCACCGGCACTCCGGAGGCGGCGGCCCAGCGGCTGGCGCGGCTCGCCGTGGACGCCGGGGTGGATGGCCTGGTGTGCTCGCCTCGCGAGGCGGAGGGCCTGCGTCGCCTGCTCGGTCCCTCGCCCTTCCTGTGCACCCCGGGCATCCGGCCCGCGGGCGCGGAGAAGGGGGACCAGGCCCGCGCGGAGACGCCGGCCTTCGCGATCCGGGCCGGAGGGGATCTGCTCGTGGTCGGCCGACCCGTGCACACCGCGGTGGATCCGGTGGCCGCCGCCCGGGCGATCGCCGACGAAGTTTCCGCCGCCTGA
- a CDS encoding DsbA family protein, whose product MRPSRIVLAALLAASFAAGCNKQTTPAANPTTTAAGASGAQCDLPPEQVVATYKVDGAEQKVTYGELAGRIGPQLMDLEKRKQEMIKRGLEGYVIEKLVQAEAKKRGLANEDALLKAEVEDKVAQPGDDEIKKIFEQAKASGQLPPEVTVEQVKPEIVKMLTEQTRREKAQALFTDLKSKADVQISLPEKRVQVAATGPSKGPENAPVTIVEFSDFQCPFCSRAKNTVDEVVKSYGDQVRLVFRHFPLSFHKEAPKAAEASACAADQNKFWEYHDKLFANQQALTVDDLKKHAADLGLDTARFNECLDSGKKAELVKKDMADGEKVGVSGTPAFFINGIVLSGAVPAEEFKTIIDSELKKKK is encoded by the coding sequence ATGCGTCCCTCCCGAATTGTCCTTGCCGCGCTCCTGGCGGCCTCTTTCGCCGCCGGCTGCAACAAGCAGACGACGCCCGCGGCCAATCCCACCACCACCGCCGCTGGCGCCTCCGGGGCTCAGTGCGATCTGCCTCCGGAGCAGGTCGTCGCCACCTACAAGGTGGATGGCGCCGAGCAGAAGGTCACCTACGGTGAGCTCGCTGGCCGCATCGGGCCGCAGCTGATGGACCTCGAGAAGCGCAAGCAGGAGATGATCAAGCGCGGCCTCGAGGGCTACGTGATCGAGAAGCTCGTGCAGGCGGAGGCCAAGAAGCGCGGCCTGGCCAACGAGGACGCGCTGCTCAAGGCCGAGGTGGAGGACAAGGTCGCCCAGCCGGGCGACGACGAGATCAAGAAGATCTTCGAGCAGGCCAAGGCCTCCGGCCAGCTGCCCCCCGAGGTGACGGTGGAGCAGGTCAAGCCCGAGATCGTCAAGATGCTCACCGAGCAGACCCGGCGCGAGAAGGCGCAGGCCCTGTTCACCGACCTGAAGAGCAAGGCGGACGTGCAGATCTCCCTGCCCGAGAAGCGCGTGCAGGTGGCGGCCACCGGTCCGTCGAAGGGCCCGGAGAACGCTCCGGTCACCATCGTGGAGTTCAGCGACTTCCAGTGCCCGTTCTGCAGCCGCGCCAAGAACACCGTGGACGAGGTGGTGAAGAGCTACGGCGACCAGGTCCGCCTGGTGTTCCGCCACTTCCCGCTGAGCTTCCACAAGGAGGCGCCCAAGGCCGCCGAGGCCTCCGCGTGCGCCGCGGACCAGAACAAGTTCTGGGAGTACCACGACAAGCTGTTCGCCAATCAGCAGGCGCTCACGGTGGATGACCTGAAGAAGCACGCCGCGGACCTCGGCCTGGACACCGCTCGCTTCAACGAGTGCCTGGACTCCGGCAAGAAGGCCGAGCTGGTCAAGAAGGACATGGCCGATGGCGAGAAGGTGGGGGTCAGCGGGACCCCAGCCTTCTTCATCAACGGCATCGTCCTGTCGGGCGCGGTGCCCGCCGAGGAATTCAAGACCATCATCGATTCCGAGCTGAAGAAGAAGAAGTAG